A genome region from Nocardia sp. NBC_00565 includes the following:
- a CDS encoding DUF427 domain-containing protein, with protein sequence MEPSGYPAWPDYRVDVRRVRNLVRVTHADRILGETTSALLVAEQDHGIAFYLPATDVRFDLLAPDRYTSRCPFKGTARYWRLADGPDLVAWEYHEPYLEVALLCDHVGFYQDRVRVEVGVADPSVSGQPYPTGSADAN encoded by the coding sequence ATGGAACCATCGGGCTATCCGGCATGGCCGGACTACCGCGTCGACGTGCGGCGCGTCCGCAACCTGGTCCGGGTCACGCATGCGGACCGCATCCTCGGCGAGACGACCTCGGCACTGCTCGTCGCCGAACAAGATCACGGGATTGCCTTCTATCTCCCCGCCACCGACGTGCGCTTCGACCTGCTCGCACCGGACCGGTACACCTCCCGCTGCCCGTTCAAGGGCACGGCACGGTACTGGCGGTTGGCCGACGGGCCCGACCTGGTCGCCTGGGAGTACCACGAGCCCTACCTCGAGGTCGCGCTGCTGTGCGACCACGTCGGCTTCTACCAGGACCGGGTCCGGGTCGAGGTCGGCGTGGCCGATCCATCGGTCAGCGGTCAGCCGTATCCGACGGGATCGGCCGACGCCAACTGA